Proteins encoded together in one Lagopus muta isolate bLagMut1 chromosome 3, bLagMut1 primary, whole genome shotgun sequence window:
- the SUN3 gene encoding SUN domain-containing protein 3, whose protein sequence is MLRVEQELDKIQQQLRFLQWGAKDITLRALHEALKRNELPGFTGEAVQEMINQVLEKLEESPFQMRNYASKTSGAAIVRSKTSPSWIGSGKVFWHSLLVTPYMRPPEIILEPDNQPGNCWPFPGSQGHVFIKLPRAIFPTAVTLNHGVPATAYHADSTSSAPKDFAVYGLQEEGDEEGTLLGEFTFTPGQDPSQTFQLQNEHSGFINYIKLRVLSNWGHPDYTCVYQFRLHGNPAPDGEAKGKPLGLPFMEESPDLSP, encoded by the exons ATGCTGAGGGTGGAACAAGAGCTCGACAAGatccagcagcagcttcgtTTCCTGCAATGGGGAGCAAAGGACATCACCCTGCGTGCTCTCCACGAGGCCCTGAAGAGAAATGAGCTCCCAGGCTTTACCGGCGAG GCTGTTCAAGAGATGATCAATCAAgtcctggagaagctggaagAAAGCCCATTCCAGATGCGTAATTATGCCAGCAAAACTTCAG GCGCCGCTATCGTTCGTTCCAAGACTTCTCCCTCCTGGATTGGAAGCGGGAAAGTCTTCTGGCACTCGTTGCTGGTGACACCATATATGAGGCCTCCTGAGATTATTCTTGAG ccTGACAATCAGCCAGGTAACTGCTGGCCCTTCCCAGGAAGCCAAGGGCACGTCTTcatcaagttgcccagggccaTCTTTCCCACGGCAGTTACGTTAAACCATGGAGTTCCAGCAACGGCCTACCATGCAGACAGCACCTCCAGTGCTCCTAAGGACTTTGCTGTCTAT GGCCTGCAGGAAGAAGGTGACGAGGAAGGAACTTTGCTAGGAGAGTTCACCTTCACGCCAGGCCAGGATCCCAGTCAGACCTTCCAGCTGCAG AATGAGCACTCCGGGTTCATCAATTACATCAAGCTGCGAGTGCTGAGCAACTGGGGCCACCCGGACTATACCTGTGTGTATCAGTTCAGGCTCCACGGCAATCCAGCCCCTGACGGTGAAGCTAAGGGAAAGCCACTTGGTTTACCTTTCATGGAGGAGTCTCCAGATCTGAGCCCGTGA